A genomic segment from Vagococcus zengguangii encodes:
- a CDS encoding ThuA domain-containing protein: MIKVTVWNEYRHEKQSEQVRAVYPEGIHGQLKSFLQEEFEVTTATLDEPEHGLTEEVLASTDVLVWWGHIAHGEVQDEIVNRVHQRVLEGMGLIVLHSGHMSKIFMKLMGTSCDLKWREADEVCRMWNVNPSHPITEGVGEFIYLEKEEMYGEHFDIPAPDELLFVNWYQGGEVFRGGCTFRRGNGKVFYFQPGHETYPSYYNEQVQRVIQNAVKWCRPTTNAYPKYGYHQPLEQISKGEA, from the coding sequence ATGATTAAAGTTACCGTTTGGAATGAATACCGACACGAAAAACAAAGTGAACAAGTAAGAGCCGTTTATCCTGAAGGAATTCACGGTCAGTTAAAATCATTTTTACAAGAAGAATTTGAGGTAACAACTGCGACCTTGGACGAGCCAGAACATGGTTTAACCGAAGAAGTATTAGCCTCAACTGATGTCTTAGTGTGGTGGGGACATATTGCGCACGGCGAAGTTCAAGATGAGATTGTTAATCGTGTTCATCAGCGCGTTTTAGAAGGAATGGGCTTAATCGTTTTACATTCAGGACACATGTCGAAAATTTTCATGAAACTAATGGGGACATCTTGCGATTTAAAATGGCGTGAAGCCGATGAAGTGTGTCGCATGTGGAATGTAAACCCTAGCCACCCGATCACTGAGGGCGTAGGTGAATTTATTTATTTAGAAAAAGAAGAAATGTACGGCGAGCACTTTGATATTCCAGCGCCAGATGAGTTGTTGTTTGTGAATTGGTATCAAGGGGGCGAAGTCTTTAGAGGCGGTTGTACGTTTAGACGCGGCAACGGGAAGGTTTTTTACTTCCAACCAGGTCATGAAACGTATCCTTCTTACTACAATGAACAAGTGCAACGTGTGATTCAAAATGCGGTGAAATGGTGTCGTCCAACAACTAACGCGTATCCAAAATATGGCTATCATCAACCGTTAGAACAAATTTCAAAGGGGGAAGCATAA
- a CDS encoding sugar phosphate isomerase/epimerase family protein, whose product MKLGVFTPVFNQLSFEEMIEKVAESGLTAVEIGVGGNPGNAHCDVETLLASEEARAIYLTKLAEKGLTISAFSCHNNPIDPNPVVAKEADETLRNAIKLASLMGVPVVNTFSGISGANETDTAVNWPVLPWPTEYGDNYNFQWEQRLIPYWKGINDYATEMGVKIGIELHGGFLCHTPYTMLKLREATGEAIGCNLDPSHLWWQGIDPVGAIKILGKAGGIHHFHAKDTYLDQDNINMYGLTDMQPYGNVQTRAWTFRSVGCGHSMQEWSDIISALRLYGYDYVLSIEHEDPLMSIDEGFQRAVTNLQSIMIHDQPTEMWWA is encoded by the coding sequence ATGAAATTAGGCGTCTTTACACCAGTTTTTAATCAATTAAGTTTTGAAGAAATGATTGAAAAAGTTGCGGAATCAGGCTTAACGGCAGTTGAAATCGGCGTTGGGGGAAACCCAGGAAATGCCCACTGTGACGTTGAAACATTACTAGCCAGTGAAGAAGCGCGCGCGATTTATTTAACTAAATTAGCTGAAAAAGGTTTAACGATTAGTGCCTTTAGTTGTCATAATAATCCGATTGATCCTAATCCAGTGGTCGCTAAAGAAGCTGATGAAACGTTAAGAAACGCGATTAAATTGGCGTCGTTAATGGGTGTCCCAGTCGTTAATACGTTCTCAGGTATTTCGGGTGCTAACGAAACGGATACGGCGGTTAACTGGCCGGTTTTACCATGGCCGACTGAATACGGCGATAACTATAACTTCCAATGGGAGCAACGTTTAATTCCTTATTGGAAAGGAATTAATGATTACGCGACTGAGATGGGTGTTAAGATCGGGATTGAATTACACGGTGGTTTCTTATGCCACACGCCTTATACGATGTTGAAATTACGTGAAGCAACTGGTGAAGCCATCGGTTGTAATTTAGATCCAAGTCACTTATGGTGGCAAGGAATTGACCCAGTTGGTGCGATTAAAATTTTAGGTAAAGCTGGCGGGATTCATCATTTCCACGCGAAAGATACTTACTTAGACCAAGACAACATTAACATGTACGGCTTAACGGATATGCAACCTTATGGCAATGTCCAAACACGCGCTTGGACCTTCCGTTCAGTGGGCTGTGGTCATAGTATGCAGGAGTGGTCAGACATTATTAGCGCTCTGCGTTTATACGGCTACGACTATGTCTTGAGTATTGAACACGAGGATCCATTAATGTCGATTGATGAAGGGTTCCAACGTGCGGTGACGAACCTACAATCAATTATGATTCATGATCAACCAACTGAGATGTGGTGGGCTTAA
- a CDS encoding cation:dicarboxylate symporter family transporter yields the protein MIDVPFFTQFLKMSNFFTIGAIVLLVIALYSLKVMKEKKVNFSKRMIIALVIGLAIGVIIDLIGSNNSIYVDYARGEISVWYGLLGSGFLKLVQLLAIPVVFLSIIKVVIDVKGERIKHLTGKTFATLLGTTAISAIVGILVVKLYGLNGADFAADLTEQKVESMANIASQSFPEFFLNLIPNNIFSVMSDNGSIVSVVIIAAMFAVAIRFLQVKKPEQVAPFVTLLDSLKVTVNSVLTNVIKLMPYGVVALVSNTIISNGIQAITGMLGFIAALYTGVFIMLLVYMVILMAMGVNPFIFYKKAFTTLLFAFSSRSSVGTLPYTITTLERDMGVSGETTNFVATLGTAVGMNGCAGVFPAMLGTLIASAVGTEMNFSFFVLVVLVVTVGSIGIAGVPGTATVAATVTLNGLGYGHTIASIGAIFGIDPIVDMGRTMLNVAGSMVSAIMVDKWEGTFDKDAFNREVKPVEE from the coding sequence ATGATTGATGTACCGTTTTTTACCCAGTTTTTAAAAATGAGTAACTTTTTCACGATAGGAGCGATTGTCTTATTAGTCATTGCCCTATATAGTTTGAAAGTTATGAAAGAGAAAAAAGTTAATTTCTCGAAACGAATGATCATCGCGTTAGTAATCGGTTTAGCAATTGGTGTAATAATTGATTTAATAGGAAGCAATAATAGTATTTATGTTGATTACGCACGTGGTGAAATTTCAGTTTGGTATGGCTTACTAGGAAGTGGTTTCCTTAAATTAGTACAATTACTTGCAATTCCAGTGGTATTTTTATCAATTATCAAAGTAGTCATTGACGTTAAAGGGGAACGTATTAAACATTTAACGGGTAAAACATTTGCAACGCTTTTAGGTACGACGGCTATTTCGGCTATTGTAGGTATTTTGGTAGTTAAATTATACGGATTGAATGGCGCTGATTTTGCGGCTGATTTAACCGAACAAAAAGTTGAATCAATGGCGAATATCGCGTCTCAAAGTTTCCCAGAATTTTTCTTAAATTTAATTCCTAATAATATTTTTAGTGTGATGAGTGACAATGGAAGTATTGTATCAGTCGTAATTATTGCGGCGATGTTTGCAGTAGCGATTCGTTTCTTACAAGTGAAGAAACCAGAACAAGTCGCGCCATTTGTGACATTATTAGATTCATTAAAAGTAACCGTGAACTCAGTTTTAACTAACGTTATCAAATTAATGCCTTACGGTGTCGTTGCGTTAGTAAGTAACACCATCATTTCAAATGGTATTCAAGCGATTACTGGGATGCTTGGTTTCATCGCAGCGTTATACACAGGTGTGTTTATCATGTTATTGGTCTACATGGTGATTTTAATGGCGATGGGTGTCAATCCATTTATTTTCTATAAAAAAGCGTTCACTACTCTGTTATTTGCCTTCTCATCTCGTTCAAGTGTTGGGACATTACCATACACTATCACAACATTAGAGCGTGACATGGGTGTATCAGGTGAAACAACTAACTTTGTGGCAACTTTAGGAACTGCTGTTGGGATGAATGGCTGTGCCGGTGTTTTCCCAGCGATGCTAGGAACGTTAATTGCGTCAGCAGTTGGGACTGAAATGAACTTCTCATTCTTCGTATTAGTTGTTTTGGTTGTAACAGTTGGATCAATCGGGATTGCCGGTGTTCCCGGAACGGCAACTGTAGCAGCGACCGTTACTTTAAACGGTTTAGGTTACGGTCACACGATTGCAAGTATCGGAGCTATCTTCGGGATTGATCCGATTGTTGACATGGGTCGTACGATGTTAAACGTTGCTGGTTCAATGGTATCAGCGATTATGGTTGATAAGTGGGAAGGGACGTTTGATAAAGACGCCTTTAATCGCGAAGTGAAGCCAGTTGAGGAATAA
- a CDS encoding Rid family detoxifying hydrolase has translation MSKIPAAIGPYATYREVGDLIFVSGQLPVNGVTGEIEATDIKGQTKQVMENIQLILNEVGANFDQIVKTTCFLSDLSGFVSFNEVYGSYFTNEYPARSAFQVAALPKGALVEIEFVVKK, from the coding sequence ATGTCAAAAATACCAGCAGCAATTGGACCATACGCAACTTATCGTGAAGTGGGAGATTTAATTTTTGTATCAGGTCAATTACCAGTTAATGGGGTAACAGGTGAAATTGAAGCAACAGATATTAAAGGACAAACCAAACAGGTTATGGAGAATATTCAATTAATTTTAAATGAAGTGGGGGCTAATTTTGATCAAATTGTAAAAACAACTTGCTTCTTGAGTGATTTAAGTGGGTTTGTTTCGTTTAACGAAGTTTACGGCTCGTATTTCACGAATGAATATCCCGCTAGATCAGCGTTCCAAGTAGCAGCGCTGCCTAAAGGTGCGTTAGTAGAAATTGAATTTGTTGTGAAAAAATAA
- a CDS encoding helix-turn-helix transcriptional regulator, with amino-acid sequence MKQETLHFYQSLTKFLGKALGENFEVILHVLEKDNYHIAAIENNHISGRTLNSPVTGFALELIQSNHHLTQEFIVNYKSQTINGHELRGATFFIKGSNNQLEGLLCINQDVSKYEQLATNILSLVGLTQTSPVHFNEEQPLDTVEVLEESLEDIIKTTISWELIHPTHPLNKEQKLTIIRDLNDKGVFQVKGAVARVAEIFHISEPSIYRYLKIVNHK; translated from the coding sequence ATGAAACAAGAAACATTGCACTTTTATCAATCACTGACTAAATTTCTAGGCAAAGCACTCGGCGAAAATTTTGAAGTTATTCTGCATGTTTTAGAAAAGGATAACTATCATATTGCTGCTATTGAAAATAATCATATTAGCGGACGAACGTTGAATTCTCCTGTTACTGGTTTTGCGTTAGAACTTATCCAGTCTAACCATCATCTAACCCAAGAATTCATTGTGAACTACAAATCTCAAACAATTAACGGGCATGAGTTACGTGGTGCAACGTTCTTTATTAAAGGATCAAACAACCAATTAGAAGGATTACTCTGTATTAATCAGGATGTTAGTAAATATGAACAACTTGCGACAAATATTTTATCGCTTGTCGGATTAACACAGACTAGCCCGGTACACTTCAACGAAGAACAGCCGCTGGACACTGTTGAAGTATTAGAGGAATCGCTAGAAGATATCATTAAAACAACGATTAGTTGGGAGCTTATCCATCCTACTCATCCCTTAAACAAAGAACAAAAACTAACCATTATCCGTGACCTCAATGATAAAGGTGTTTTCCAAGTCAAAGGTGCGGTCGCTAGAGTCGCCGAAATTTTCCATATTTCCGAACCGAGTATTTATCGCTATTTAAAAATCGTCAACCACAAGTAA
- a CDS encoding trans-sulfuration enzyme family protein, translating into MQINTKLLHGYPVIDSVTGASSIPKYQASTFHQTDVFNHTGYSYTRFANPTVDAAEECIKSLENAHYGLAFSSGMAAINAVLFLLSNGDHLVLGKNIYGGTFQTVTEFLERFGVSYTFVDEADIHAWETAIQPNTKMFYLESPSNPLLTITDISSVCAIAKKHDIITACDNTFMTPLSQQPLALGADISINSATKFINGHSDVVAGLLATNSENLYQTLKVHQKVLGGILGVEDAWLLLRGVKTMGLRMQQSVKNAQAIAEFLESKTSVTKVYYPGLSSHPHHEIHMKQATDGGAVLSFELETVAQIEKLFNNCHVPIVAVSLGGVESILSYPWNMSHACMPEEERLKMGVTPTLVRLSCGIEDLEDLLADLEACID; encoded by the coding sequence ATGCAAATCAATACGAAATTATTGCACGGCTATCCTGTCATCGATTCAGTGACCGGTGCCTCATCTATTCCTAAGTATCAAGCTTCAACTTTTCATCAAACTGACGTCTTTAATCATACAGGGTATAGCTACACACGGTTTGCTAACCCAACGGTCGACGCAGCGGAAGAATGTATCAAATCTTTGGAGAACGCACATTACGGATTAGCTTTTTCATCAGGTATGGCAGCGATTAATGCTGTATTATTTTTACTTTCTAACGGCGATCACTTAGTATTAGGGAAAAACATCTATGGCGGAACATTCCAAACAGTCACAGAATTTTTAGAACGTTTTGGCGTAAGTTATACGTTTGTTGACGAAGCTGATATTCATGCTTGGGAAACAGCTATCCAACCGAATACAAAAATGTTTTATTTAGAGTCACCTTCTAATCCATTATTAACGATTACAGATATCAGCAGCGTTTGCGCGATTGCCAAAAAGCACGACATTATAACCGCTTGCGACAACACATTTATGACACCGCTATCACAACAACCACTTGCTTTAGGAGCGGATATTAGTATCAACAGCGCCACTAAATTTATTAATGGCCACAGTGATGTCGTAGCTGGACTATTGGCTACAAATTCTGAAAACTTATATCAAACATTGAAGGTTCACCAAAAAGTACTTGGAGGGATTCTAGGAGTTGAAGACGCGTGGTTATTATTACGAGGCGTTAAAACGATGGGATTGCGTATGCAACAGTCGGTTAAAAACGCTCAAGCGATTGCTGAATTTTTAGAATCAAAAACATCCGTTACCAAGGTCTATTACCCTGGACTAAGTTCACACCCACATCATGAGATTCATATGAAACAAGCAACAGATGGTGGGGCCGTTCTATCCTTCGAATTAGAAACAGTGGCGCAAATTGAAAAACTCTTTAATAACTGTCATGTCCCAATTGTCGCGGTCAGCCTAGGGGGCGTGGAATCAATTTTATCATACCCATGGAACATGTCACATGCTTGCATGCCCGAAGAAGAACGCCTAAAAATGGGCGTAACACCAACGCTAGTTCGCTTGTCATGCGGGATTGAAGATTTGGAAGATTTACTGGCGGATTTAGAAGCGTGCATTGATTAA
- a CDS encoding Gfo/Idh/MocA family protein, with protein MKKIKFVVIGFGGMGSYHARDLIGKNEFVETYGVYDIDGAKNQQATEEGFNVFESYEAVLADEQVDAILVATPNDVHKDLVIQALHAGKHVVCEKPVTMSVADFDEMVEVADETGQTLMVHQNRRWDRDFLMIRELYQNQIIGELFQLESRVHGANGIPGDWRHLPEYGGGMVLDWGVHLLDQLLFLVDSPVKSVYADLSYVLGDPVDDGFVSFITFENGLRAQIEVGTSNFMKLPRWYVKGTQGTALIQDWDLSGQVIKQVVTDEKVEPTPIQAGQGLTKTMAPPSEEMIEPLALPEGIAEFPEFYENVYQVINGLNEPVVKNQEVRNVLQLIEEIFESAEGNRVVN; from the coding sequence ATGAAAAAAATAAAATTTGTTGTTATCGGTTTTGGGGGCATGGGCAGTTACCATGCACGCGATTTAATTGGCAAAAACGAATTTGTTGAAACATACGGTGTTTATGATATTGACGGCGCTAAAAATCAACAAGCAACAGAGGAAGGTTTTAACGTTTTTGAAAGTTATGAAGCTGTTTTAGCAGACGAACAAGTTGACGCAATCTTAGTGGCAACGCCTAATGACGTCCATAAAGACTTAGTCATTCAAGCCTTACATGCGGGGAAACATGTGGTTTGTGAGAAACCTGTGACGATGAGTGTCGCTGATTTTGATGAAATGGTAGAAGTAGCGGACGAAACAGGACAAACGTTAATGGTCCACCAAAACCGACGTTGGGACCGTGACTTCTTAATGATTCGTGAATTGTATCAAAACCAAATAATTGGGGAGCTATTCCAACTTGAATCACGCGTTCACGGTGCCAATGGTATTCCTGGTGACTGGCGCCATCTACCAGAATACGGTGGTGGCATGGTCTTAGACTGGGGTGTGCATTTACTAGATCAACTACTTTTCTTAGTAGATAGCCCCGTTAAATCAGTCTATGCCGATTTAAGCTACGTCTTAGGCGATCCCGTCGACGATGGCTTTGTCAGCTTTATTACCTTCGAAAATGGTTTACGCGCTCAAATCGAAGTCGGCACTAGCAACTTTATGAAGTTACCACGTTGGTACGTTAAAGGCACACAAGGAACAGCCTTAATTCAAGATTGGGATTTAAGTGGCCAAGTTATCAAACAAGTTGTGACCGATGAAAAAGTCGAGCCAACACCAATCCAAGCTGGCCAAGGCTTAACTAAAACAATGGCCCCACCATCTGAAGAAATGATTGAACCTTTAGCATTACCAGAAGGCATTGCCGAATTCCCAGAATTTTACGAGAACGTCTATCAAGTTATTAACGGCTTGAACGAACCAGTCGTTAAAAATCAAGAAGTTAGAAACGTCTTACAGTTGATTGAAGAAATTTTTGAATCAGCTGAAGGGAATCGTGTAGTGAACTAA
- a CDS encoding CoA-disulfide reductase, with protein sequence MEIIVIGGIAAGMSAAAKAARTNKDATVTVIEKENYVSFGACGLPYYLGNQFEDEQEMFARTPEQMRASGINLLLAHEVTAVDFESKKLTITNLTTNETLVKTYDRLMLATGATPIVPPIPGIESSNVYTITKPERVMTLKADLADYQNIVVIGGGFIGIEVADQLAIQGKKVTVIEADNVIMGGPFDPEFSNKIMEAVSEEGVIIKTQERAQEFVTADGKVTLVKTDKGEYPADVVIVAVGFRPNTGFLSGQLEMLANGAIVIDEYGETSIPDVYAAGDCATIHHRLAGTMYIPLATVANKMGRIVGTNIASNSEERMAYIGALGSSAIKAGAYEAASTGLTEKQARGLGLDIKTTCIETNNHSNYYTVQEKITIKLVYDANSYVLYGAQLFGKNETVLRLTGLATAVHAGLTTKELGFIDYAYAPPFASTWEAINVAANTAK encoded by the coding sequence ATGGAAATTATTGTAATTGGAGGGATCGCGGCAGGTATGAGTGCGGCAGCTAAGGCTGCTCGCACCAACAAAGATGCGACCGTAACGGTTATTGAAAAAGAAAATTACGTTTCATTTGGTGCCTGTGGTTTACCTTATTATTTAGGTAATCAGTTTGAAGATGAGCAAGAAATGTTTGCGCGCACACCGGAACAAATGCGTGCGTCAGGCATTAATTTATTATTGGCGCATGAAGTGACTGCCGTTGATTTTGAGAGCAAAAAGTTAACAATAACAAATTTAACAACGAATGAGACCTTGGTTAAAACATACGATCGGCTAATGTTAGCAACCGGTGCAACACCGATTGTGCCACCGATTCCGGGCATCGAATCATCAAACGTTTACACTATTACAAAACCAGAACGTGTGATGACGTTGAAAGCAGATTTAGCTGATTATCAAAACATCGTGGTTATCGGTGGTGGATTCATCGGTATTGAAGTAGCCGATCAGTTAGCGATACAAGGTAAAAAAGTAACGGTTATTGAAGCCGATAATGTCATTATGGGAGGGCCGTTTGATCCAGAATTCTCCAATAAAATTATGGAAGCAGTGAGTGAAGAAGGCGTTATCATTAAGACACAAGAACGTGCACAAGAGTTTGTCACAGCTGATGGTAAGGTGACATTAGTTAAGACGGACAAAGGTGAATACCCAGCTGATGTAGTGATTGTGGCAGTTGGTTTCAGACCGAATACTGGCTTTTTATCAGGTCAATTGGAGATGCTCGCTAATGGTGCGATTGTGATTGATGAGTACGGTGAAACCTCTATCCCAGACGTTTATGCGGCGGGTGATTGTGCGACGATTCATCATCGTTTAGCTGGCACAATGTATATTCCACTCGCAACTGTTGCTAATAAAATGGGGCGTATTGTAGGAACTAATATTGCCTCTAATTCTGAAGAACGTATGGCTTATATCGGAGCGTTAGGCAGTAGTGCCATTAAAGCTGGCGCTTATGAAGCAGCAAGTACTGGTTTAACCGAAAAACAAGCACGTGGTTTAGGGTTAGATATCAAAACGACCTGTATTGAAACCAACAACCATTCGAATTATTATACGGTTCAAGAGAAAATTACGATTAAATTAGTCTACGATGCTAACAGTTATGTGTTATATGGCGCACAGCTGTTTGGTAAAAATGAAACGGTCTTACGTTTAACAGGTTTAGCGACAGCCGTTCATGCAGGTTTGACGACCAAAGAGTTAGGTTTTATTGATTATGCGTACGCACCACCGTTTGCTTCAACTTGGGAAGCCATTAACGTGGCAGCCAATACAGCAAAATAA
- a CDS encoding argininosuccinate synthase — translation MKEKIILAYSGGLDTSVAIKWLSKDYDVVACCLDIGEGKDTAFIKDKALKVGAIASYAIDAKEEFAHEYALIALQGHTYYEQSYPLVSALSRPLIAKKLVELAKQEGATTIAHGCTGKGNDQVRFEVAINTLAPELKVVAPVREWQWSREEEIAYAQEHNIPIPANLDSPYSIDQNLWGRACECGVLEDPWATPPTGAYELTAELEETPDQADIIEITFKEGVPVALDGQPLPLSQLILTLNDLAGKHGIGRIDHVENRLVGIKSREVYECPGAITLMLAHKELEDLTFVRELAHFKPMIEQKLSQIIYDGLWFNPLTEALIAFLKSTQIYVNGVIRVKLFKGNVIVEGRKSTNSLYNENLATYTSADTFDQQAAIGFIKLWGLPSKVHAEVQQQIN, via the coding sequence ATGAAAGAAAAAATAATTTTAGCTTATTCAGGTGGTTTAGATACATCTGTTGCGATTAAATGGTTATCAAAAGATTATGACGTCGTCGCGTGCTGTTTAGATATTGGGGAAGGAAAAGATACAGCATTCATTAAAGATAAGGCATTAAAGGTTGGCGCGATAGCCTCTTATGCTATCGATGCAAAAGAAGAATTTGCGCATGAATATGCACTAATTGCCTTACAAGGTCATACTTATTATGAGCAGTCATATCCATTAGTCTCCGCCTTATCACGCCCGCTAATTGCAAAAAAATTAGTCGAGTTAGCCAAACAAGAAGGTGCCACAACAATTGCGCACGGTTGTACCGGAAAAGGAAATGACCAAGTTCGTTTTGAAGTAGCGATTAACACTCTCGCTCCTGAATTAAAAGTGGTCGCACCTGTTAGAGAGTGGCAATGGTCACGTGAAGAAGAAATTGCGTACGCACAAGAACACAATATTCCCATTCCAGCCAATTTAGACTCTCCTTATTCGATTGACCAAAACTTATGGGGACGTGCGTGTGAATGTGGCGTCTTAGAAGATCCTTGGGCGACACCACCAACCGGTGCTTACGAATTAACGGCTGAATTAGAAGAGACACCTGATCAAGCCGATATTATCGAAATCACGTTTAAAGAAGGTGTACCTGTTGCACTTGATGGTCAACCCTTACCACTTAGTCAGTTGATTTTAACGTTAAACGATTTGGCTGGTAAACATGGAATCGGTCGTATTGACCATGTCGAAAATCGTTTAGTGGGCATTAAATCACGTGAAGTCTACGAATGTCCTGGTGCAATAACTTTAATGTTGGCGCATAAGGAACTGGAAGATTTAACTTTCGTGCGTGAATTAGCTCATTTCAAACCAATGATTGAACAAAAATTAAGCCAAATTATTTATGACGGGTTATGGTTTAATCCACTGACTGAGGCGTTAATTGCTTTTCTTAAATCAACGCAAATATATGTAAATGGGGTAATTCGCGTGAAGTTATTCAAAGGTAACGTCATCGTTGAAGGACGTAAATCGACGAATAGCTTATACAATGAAAACTTGGCGACCTATACATCGGCTGATACCTTTGATCAACAGGCTGCCATTGGCTTTATCAAATTGTGGGGCTTACCCTCAAAAGTGCACGCTGAAGTTCAACAACAAATCAATTAA
- the argH gene encoding argininosuccinate lyase — MTKLWGGRFDGKNEAWIDAFGASISFDQALAKQDILGSLAHVKMLGETGILTPEESTLISNGLTNLQKKLANNELTFTIENEDIHLNIEKMLHDEIGPIAGKLHTARSRNDQVATDMHLYLKEEVSAIIEKIKHFRSVLVAKAEEHIETLVPGYTHLQHAQPISFGHHLMAYYHMLTRDYERFNESLKRIDLSPLGSAALAGTTFPIDRELTANELGFSGIYANSLDAVSDRDFILEFLSNSSLLMMHLSRFCEELILWCSYEYQFVELTDTFSTGSSIMPQKKNPDMAELIRGKTGRVYGNLFGLLTIMKGLPLAYNKDLQEDKEGMFDTVATVSASLEIMAGMIDTMTVKNDNMQASTQKDFSNATELADYLANKGLPFRQAHEIVGKLVLQCTQNGNYLQDIPLSDYQAVSPLIEADIYEVLDARQAVIRRNSAGGTSFEQVRLQITQAKQSL, encoded by the coding sequence ATGACAAAATTATGGGGTGGCCGTTTTGACGGCAAAAACGAAGCCTGGATTGACGCTTTTGGTGCATCCATCAGCTTCGATCAGGCCTTAGCTAAACAAGATATTTTAGGAAGTTTAGCCCACGTGAAAATGTTGGGTGAAACAGGCATTTTAACACCTGAAGAAAGTACTCTGATTAGTAACGGCCTAACGAATTTACAAAAAAAACTGGCCAATAACGAATTAACGTTCACCATTGAAAATGAGGATATCCATCTTAATATCGAAAAAATGTTACATGACGAAATCGGACCAATCGCTGGCAAACTTCACACTGCCCGTAGCCGTAACGACCAAGTCGCCACCGATATGCATTTATACCTCAAAGAAGAAGTCAGCGCGATTATCGAAAAAATCAAGCACTTCCGTTCGGTGTTAGTTGCTAAAGCCGAAGAACATATCGAAACTTTAGTACCTGGCTATACCCATTTACAACATGCCCAACCGATTTCATTCGGGCATCACTTAATGGCCTACTATCACATGTTGACGCGTGATTATGAACGCTTCAATGAAAGTTTAAAACGTATTGATCTCTCACCACTAGGCAGTGCGGCGCTAGCCGGGACCACTTTCCCTATCGACAGAGAATTAACTGCTAATGAATTAGGCTTTAGTGGAATTTATGCGAACAGTTTAGATGCGGTAAGTGATCGTGATTTTATTTTAGAATTTTTAAGCAATAGTTCGCTACTTATGATGCATCTCTCACGTTTTTGCGAAGAGTTAATATTGTGGTGTAGTTATGAGTATCAATTTGTCGAATTGACCGATACTTTTTCAACTGGCAGCTCAATTATGCCTCAGAAAAAAAATCCCGACATGGCCGAATTAATCCGTGGAAAAACAGGACGCGTCTATGGTAATTTATTCGGCTTGTTGACGATTATGAAAGGTTTACCTCTAGCATACAATAAAGATCTTCAAGAAGATAAAGAAGGCATGTTTGATACTGTGGCAACAGTCAGCGCTAGCCTTGAAATTATGGCCGGTATGATTGACACAATGACGGTTAAAAACGATAACATGCAAGCATCGACCCAAAAAGACTTTTCAAACGCGACTGAATTAGCAGACTACCTAGCAAATAAAGGGCTACCTTTCCGCCAAGCTCATGAAATAGTTGGTAAGTTAGTCTTACAATGCACACAAAATGGCAACTATCTCCAAGATATTCCTTTGAGCGACTATCAAGCCGTTTCACCGTTAATTGAAGCCGATATTTATGAGGTACTTGATGCGCGCCAAGCAGTGATACGCCGAAATTCAGCAGGCGGCACTAGTTTCGAACAAGTTAGATTACAAATTACACAAGCTAAGCAATCACTGTAA